The window CAGCACCGCGTTCTTGGCGCCGGAAATGCGGACTTCGCCTGTGAGCCGGGCACCGCCGGTGACCACGATCTTCTGCATCAGGCGGCCGCCTCTGCCGGGGTGACGGTACGCAACTGCAACGCATGGATCTCGCCGCCCATTTTCTCGCCCAGGGTGGCGTAGACCATGCGATGGCGGGCCAGCGGCAACTTGCCGGCAAACGCCTCGCTGACCACGGTCGCCTCGAAGTGGACGCCGTCCTCGCCCTGCACGTCGGCGCGGGCACCGGGCAGGCCGGCTTTTTCAAAGCCTGTCTCGATCATC of the Thermomonas carbonis genome contains:
- a CDS encoding BolA family protein → MNADSIRQMIETGFEKAGLPGARADVQGEDGVHFEATVVSEAFAGKLPLARHRMVYATLGEKMGGEIHALQLRTVTPAEAAA